Part of the Natronobacterium gregoryi SP2 genome, CGAGTTTCCGAGATCGTCGAGACTCTGCTCGAGGACACCGACCTCGAGGCGAACGTCGACGTGCCAGAAGCCAGTATCGAGGAGGACGTTGGCGTTGTGTTCGCGGATGACGAGCTGACGTTCGAGGAGTTGCTCGAAGCGCTCCCGATCGACGAGGAGACGATCCCGCTCGAGGTCGACGGGAACACGGTCAAGCCACTCCAGACGTGTGCCGTCATCGACCTCGACGGGGACATCACCGGCGACATGTACTCCGGAGGGGCGGCGCAAGAGATTAACTTCTCTGTCAGCCACGAATTCGGTTACAAGGTCCCGGAAGAGAATCTGAACCTACGGTATCGCCGGGGTGGGTATGAGAATCCGGACGACGGCCCGACGTACGATCTCCTCTGGAACGGCGAATGGTTTTGGCAGGACGCGGACATCGGCTCGCAAGACGACCCATCGTGGCGGCGGGAAAGCTGGGACCTGTGGGGCAGCGGGGACGTCGCCGACAATTCCATGACGATCCAGTACAGCGACTCTCCCGATGAGGGAGATGGGATGTTCGTCGACGTCGTCGCGTTCTACGACGACCGCTTCCACAGTTCGATAGATTTCTCTGATGAACTCCACGAACCCGGCGGCTACCTTCCCGGACCGTCGTTGTATCCGGACGACCCGCTCGAGATCGAGACGGAGACCCTATCCCAATTCAGGGAGGCGATCGCTGGCTATCTCGATGTCGAGACCGGTCACGGCGGCGGTGTCGATGAGCTCGCACTGTCCGCCGACGCCGGCGGCTCGTGGATCGAAGCCGAGGACGCGACGTCGCTCGAGGGAGAGTTCTACGAGTCCGGGCCTCACATCAAGGCGCGTTTCGGGCTCGGTGCCGATCGCGACCTCGAGCCCCAGGGTGCAACCCCCCGTTTCGGGTATGAGCCGCAATCGCTCGAGTCGATCGACATTCGTGCGGACTTCGACGATCGGCCGCTCGTCCTGAACCGGATCCTCGAAGGCGACCTCGGTGACGTCCTGGACGAACTCGCCGACGTCTCCGACGCGGTCTGGGAGGTCGGCGTCAATGCGGATGGTGAGCTGACGCTCGAGTGGACGTGGCCCGGTGACCGCAAAGCCGAGACTCCAGCCACTGGCGCGATGGATCCCTCTGTGTCGAAGGAGTCGGCGCCGATCCTGATGGCCAGGGTTCGCGGTGGTCGGACGTCGACCCGGCAGCGTGTCGAGGCCGATCCCGGATCGTGGGTTGATCTTCGTGCGGAGAACATCATCCCCGGCACGGAAACCGTCGAGGACAGCGATGGCGAAGAGTACTCGCGGGGGCTGGACTACGAGATGGAGAACGGCAACGGTCGGATTCGGATGACCGAGTCCGGCGCGATCGACGACGGTGAAGAACTCCATCTCGAGTACGACTACAAGGTCAGCGGTGAGTTCGAGCACGAGGACTACGATGGCGATCGCCGGACGCGGTTGACGGAGACGATCTCGGATCTGTCGACCGAGCGCGCATGCGAGCAGGCCGCGATGTACCTCGTTCGAGAGCTCTCGACGCCGCGGTACGAGGTGAGCGCGGACTTCCCCTCGGGGGAGATCAGGTCGCTCGTCGAGGCCGTCGAACTTGAGGACCTCGACGTCGACGTTCCCGCGGAGTACTTGCTTCCCTACGATATGTCCATTGAGTCCGACCGAGACCGAGTGACGTTCGGCACGAGGCGGAGCTCGTCAGAGGTCTTTGGTGGGTTCGAGAGTCGGCTGGATTCTGCCAACGACCGCGTTTAACACTCTCCTCTCTCTTTTCGCTTTCTGTCCTTCTGAGAACTACTGTTGATGAGCGAGTAGAGGCATCGCTATGCTGTGGTCTGCCTACCTTGCCATATTTCGACCAGAGAGAAGACGACGACAGCTGTAAAGAGAGCGACCAGAACAAACCCGATCAGATCATTCGCCATAGGCAGATGCACTACATGTGGGGCAAGTTCAACGGCTGCAGTAACGATTTCTACATCGAATATGTATTCTGCGGCGGTACCGGTCGCTTGCCCGGCTCCTGGTGCTGCTCCCTCAATTGCTGTTACTCCACCTGTCGCGAGTGCATCCCTTACTGGTACCCCCGACACGACCGCGATCAGCGCTGCGATCACAAGGAGGTATCCTTTCCTCTCAGCTTTCTTGTCACTCATAAAGACACCCATTATTGTCCGAATTATAAACCTTGTGTGCGGTCTTACAGTACTTCACTCGCCGATCTCGAGTTCACCGACGATATCCGCCGGCTCGAGGCGTACTCGACGAGTCGGTCAGCGGCGAACTGCCACGCCCGCTCGGCGAGTTCGGGATCGACGTCCTCGTAGTGGACAGAGAACTCGGTCAGCGTCAGTGCGATCAGGAGATCATCGCGACGATCGTCGCTTCGAGACATCGCCGGCGTTGGCTGCGGCTTCCTACTTGAGGTCTATCTCGAGAAATGGTGAAAAGATAACTAACACAATCACCAGCATAACGGCTAAGAATGCATAGAGAACCATCGCAGATTCTATTAGTCCAATCATGCTCGGCCAATATCACAACCACATATATAAAATCTTGTACCTGCTCTGCCACAGCCAGCCTGAATACACGGTGACCATCCTATCAGTTGGGAGTGGACGACTAAGCAATCTTCTTGGGACCCACTTTCCTATCTCGAGTGACTGACCACCCATCTAACAGTAGTTTCCATTGAATTAGTTACAATACATCTTCCAAAACGAAATCTTCAGCTGATTCGGGGGTATCTATCACCCTCAGTGGCTCTTCATGAGGTGTCCCATCAACACTCTCATAATATAATATGATTTTAATTATCCAGAGACTCATGTCATTTTCATTAGCATAGCTAATCGCTTCTTTGATTGTTACCTCTCCTTCGTTATTTGGCAGTCGGACCTTCAATTCCTCAATAAAGAACTCTGCACAATCTCCTGGCTGGAGTATTGCTTCTAATGCTGTCTTATCACCCTTTCGTTTTAATGGTGTCTCGTATCTTGTTTCATTATCAAAATCCCCACCAGTATTAAAATGAGAATGTAGCACTAACCGTGAATCAACCATTAAGCCAGCACCCTCGTTCGTCACCGAAACTATGACTTCATCACCGTTGACTCTAATTTCAGCATCATTGGCTTCAGGGTCATAGCCCTGGCTGAGCATCTTCTTCTGCTGTTTCATAATCTCGGTCTGCTGGTCTTGCGCACCCCATTGGAAATAATATAAAACAGCAAGCACCATTGTTCCTATCCCACCGAGAATTGGAGTCAGTACCTCAAGTGCGAGAATTGTATCCCTGATAACCTGTGAGATGCTTATAGCAATCATCATATTTTCTTGAACTGTTGGGTTCTACATTAATCGCGCATCCTAAATCTACTGGCTATTTGCCCCTAATTTGAGCGACGACGCGACCTCTTGGCGCTTGACGTCGTGCTCGAGGAGGCGATCGGCGGCGAGGTGCTACGCGCGTTCGGCGAGTGCTGGGTCGGTATTCTCGTAGTGGACGGAGAACTCGGTCAGTGTCAGTGCGATCAGGAGATCGTCGGTTCGAGACATCGCCGGCGTTGGCCGCGGCATCGTACTTGAATTATAGCTACTACAGCCCTGTGATTGGGAGAGTACTATTGCCGAGCGTGTCGAGAAGTGGATCGTAATAGGCCATGAACCCTGCCATGAATCCTGTAACGCTCTTGTGACGTAGATTGTTGGTGAGTCATAGCGCAGTTTCGAGGATGGCTTTCAGTGCTTCTTTCCCCGGTTTTCGATAGACACGACGACGGAGTTGGAACGCTCTGAGATACGGCGTGAGCTTGTCCTTGGAGACGCCGCGATGGGGCGAGAGCCAGGATCGCGCCAGCGATCCGTGGCTCTCGCAGGTGTTGACGTGAACGTCTCCATCGACGTACTCACCGTCGCCGTGGACGACGTATTCGCGGTCGAATTCGTCGTCCTCATCCAGTGGGTCGTATGCTCGAAAGCCATCAGTATAGACAGTGAGCGACTCCTTTTTGCGGTCAGCAAGGAGGAGTCGAATCGTCGATTCATCGGCGGCTTTCGCTGGCAGCACGTAACGGTCGCCAGAGCCGCGATCAGCCAGAAGAAACACGGGTGGCTTGTCCTGGTCGTAGGATCCTCTCCCACGTGTGGATAGGCCACGCGAGCGCGACGGACGGTCGCGCTCGCGGCCCTTGAGGCCAGCTTTCACGTAGAGTTCGTCGATTTCGACCGGTCCTTCGAGTTGGGGGCGAGGCGCGTCCAGTGCTCGGAGAAAGCGCTGGACGCGCCGGTAGATCGTTTTGTACGAGACATCAATCTCAACGTCTAGCTGCCTGAGACTCGTGTTGAATCGGATATAGGCGTAGACGGCGAAGAACCATTTTCTGAGTGCGACTTTCGAATGTTCGAAGACGGTACCAGTCTGATCATTGAATGTGCGGTCGCAATTCTTACAGAGATACCGCTGGAACACTCGATAGCTGCCGTACCGAATCACGGATTCGGCACGGCAGCGCGGGCAATAGACACCGTTACGCCAGCGAACCTGTGCCAGCAGGTTCGCGGCACGACGCTCCGAGACGAACGTCTTGATTGGAATCATCGTTTGTCGGGTGGCGCGAACGCGCCACCCTTGCCCGCTACGACTTCTAGCTACGGCAGAAAACTGACCAACAATCCTCTACCCAAGAGCGTCCTGTAAACACAATAGCCAAAACGATGGGTATAGCAATACGTACGGTCATCATATCGCCCCTACTAATTCAATAATTGGCCCGATAAACAGTAGCCCAAGACCAATAGTCACTCCTACGAGAAACCATAGTACAATTGCTGACTCCATCATTCCAATCATGTTCTTCGAGTATCACGACCGATAATATAAAAGTTCGTGAAGGTTGTCTATGATCCGAGATCCGGGCATAACTCCGAACACGGGGGTCAGGTTCGGAATTAAAGCCCTCTCACCGGGACTGGGTGGTCTGATGTCGACTTCGGTCGCCGGCGTCGGTGAGCAAAACGAAAATCCGTGGGAAGTTGCCGCGTGGTGACCGCGGCAGGTGTCGGGTTCGTTGGGTGATCGACAACGGGTGCGCGGCAGAGGGAGTCTCTCGCGATCAACGAGAGAACATCTGCGGTCCCCCAATCCCTCTGCCAATTTGGCCGATACACCAGACCAGTCTAAACGTACTGGCTTACACGTCAGCGTCAACCAACCGATCAGTCACCAACTCCGAACTCGAGAAAGACCTTGCAGGGATCAGGGATGCACAGAAAGGCCGCCTGGTGAAAGACGGCCATGATAGGGGCTTCCCGTTGGGGGGTGAGTGTCAACGGGGGCGTGGCAGGTGGTGGTTCTCGCGGAGTGGCGAGATGTGGTTTCGTTTCTTCCAGTTTCCTGCCAGTTGAAGCTGGATACCACTCACACCTAAACCTACTGGCTGTCCGTCTCCCCAATCTCGAGTTCCGCCAGCACTTCGTGAGGCTCGACGTCGTGCTCGACGAGGCGACCGGCGGCCAGCTGCCAAGCTCGTTCAGCGAGTCGGGGATCGATCTGCTCGTAGTGAACCGAGAACTCGGTCAGTGCGAGCGCGACCAGGAGATCGTCACGGCGTTTGTCATGATCGGAAGGCATCGCCGTCGTTGGCCGCGGGTCCGGATAAAAAGGTGCGGATTCTTCATTAGATTGACTTTCAATTCAAAGTGATATCACCTACATGAGGGCATGAATTGTACCAATTCCGCACTTTATATATTTCAGACTGGTCCACTTTCAATCAGGCCATCATATTTATGAGCGTGTACATAGTAACTACAACTACCGATAAAGCCGTGAGAGGTCAATGACCTCGCAGAGGTGCTAAAAGCACCTCGTCTGTTAGGTCCTCGGTTCCGGATTCAGGTTCCGGCGATCTAGCAGGCCAGCGGGTGGGAGGCCGATCACGGTCCGGCACTAATTCCTCAGAGAGGCATCACCGGTCGTGGCTGGTAAGATTGTTCTCGAGTTGGATAAGCGATGTTTCAGTGCAAGAAATAATACGGTCGGAGTCTATCGAATCAATCCAGTCAGTATCCTTTTTGTGATCTTCTGCAACCGCACCAGCGAAACAGTCTGCAGTCTGGATTCCCGGACTGCTATGGGAGCTCTTGTACTT contains:
- a CDS encoding fibronectin type III domain-containing protein, which translates into the protein MTDGHVTFTTDLPDVEEMTLDATEPETLGAEWGDVLNNGEYVLELRDDDPDGDHPDYEHEATVGYDEGTEHTIEGILGGEQYSVRIRTETEYKIGEWLEVEEKTKLVPSDYVTVEETDETSVELSWTIENEFRGSHLIYRQREDYDYEGDPADTGRLTGTVADDDDEFVDESVSPDREYQYQVRTQTQWQYADSETTDPVTTEETALEDRSVPRGGWYVELEHPEGVTITPDVLDGATFSAEIRDQPTASIDIERNPAIYADSYEGIPIRVWKDGDRLPVEEVEESDLEDDHVSLTAVGGTALENDVERDVVDERVSEIVETLLEDTDLEANVDVPEASIEEDVGVVFADDELTFEELLEALPIDEETIPLEVDGNTVKPLQTCAVIDLDGDITGDMYSGGAAQEINFSVSHEFGYKVPEENLNLRYRRGGYENPDDGPTYDLLWNGEWFWQDADIGSQDDPSWRRESWDLWGSGDVADNSMTIQYSDSPDEGDGMFVDVVAFYDDRFHSSIDFSDELHEPGGYLPGPSLYPDDPLEIETETLSQFREAIAGYLDVETGHGGGVDELALSADAGGSWIEAEDATSLEGEFYESGPHIKARFGLGADRDLEPQGATPRFGYEPQSLESIDIRADFDDRPLVLNRILEGDLGDVLDELADVSDAVWEVGVNADGELTLEWTWPGDRKAETPATGAMDPSVSKESAPILMARVRGGRTSTRQRVEADPGSWVDLRAENIIPGTETVEDSDGEEYSRGLDYEMENGNGRIRMTESGAIDDGEELHLEYDYKVSGEFEHEDYDGDRRTRLTETISDLSTERACEQAAMYLVRELSTPRYEVSADFPSGEIRSLVEAVELEDLDVDVPAEYLLPYDMSIESDRDRVTFGTRRSSSEVFGGFESRLDSANDRV
- a CDS encoding IS1595-like element ISNagr7 family transposase — encoded protein: MIPIKTFVSERRAANLLAQVRWRNGVYCPRCRAESVIRYGSYRVFQRYLCKNCDRTFNDQTGTVFEHSKVALRKWFFAVYAYIRFNTSLRQLDVEIDVSYKTIYRRVQRFLRALDAPRPQLEGPVEIDELYVKAGLKGRERDRPSRSRGLSTRGRGSYDQDKPPVFLLADRGSGDRYVLPAKAADESTIRLLLADRKKESLTVYTDGFRAYDPLDEDDEFDREYVVHGDGEYVDGDVHVNTCESHGSLARSWLSPHRGVSKDKLTPYLRAFQLRRRVYRKPGKEALKAILETAL